The window CGTCGCAGGTGCCGACGGCATGAGTTTGATGAAGGTGTTTCAGCGCGGCTGATGACTTACGTGGGTTGCGCGATGCGCACCACTTCAAATGATGAAAGTTCATGATGAACCTTCATCTTGTGAGTACTAAAGCACACGTCAATTCTTTTCAAACTTCCGTCTTCTGTACTGCTTGATTTTTTTGAATAGCCAAACACAAAAAGTCAGAAGCAGCAGCCATGGCAATGCGGTTGCGATAAAGGTGACGACCATTGCCAGTGCATCTAGGCTATTGCGTACGAAGCCAGAAGCGGCGCTGCTTAATGGTGCCAAGACAGAAGCCTTGTTTGCAGAGGCAATTCGGATGTTGAGAATTTCGGTATCGACGCGTTTCATCAAGACAACGCGTTGTCCACTCAATGATTCTAGATCGGACTGGACTTGCACCAGTTGCTCATTGACTTTAATCAGCGCATCAATATCGCTGCCCGCCTTGGCGCGCAGACCTTCCAGCCGACTACGAAAATCTTCTTTGAGCGCGATCTGTTTTGCCGTGTCTTCAATCCGTCCGCTCAAATCCTCTGCGCTGGTGCGCTGATCGGATAACTTACCTTCGTGGCTGACTAACGCGATTAGCTTAGGAATATCTGCGGGCTTTGCACGCAACTTTAAATTAGCGCTAGCGAAATCACTGCCGCTAACGCTAATATCCAAAACATCGCAACTCTCGGCAGCATCACAGGTGCGCTTGAGGTTCTCGACTAATGGCGTAATTTTTTCTTCAGCAATATTGATGCCGATAGAATGCTCGTAAGCAAGATAACGACGAGAGGACTCCTTCGCTTTTGATGGCGCCCTACTTTCTCCAGGTTCCCTTTGCGCTGACGCAGGCATTTCTGCCTGAAGAGGAGAAGCGACCTCTTGCGCCAACACGACGCCTGTCGGTCTTCTATACTCATCATCCGAAGTCTCTTTTTTCGAGCAAGCACTCAGGCTAAACATCGCTAGAAGCATACAAAAGCAAGCAGTTTTTTTCATAAGATGACTTGTAGTTTGAATATGAAATAGATACTAACTGAGCGTATTGAAATATGCACGCTGAAAACATAAATCGGACGCTCCAGCGGTATTTCGTACAAGATGTTTTATCGTCAGATTGAGGAACGATATAGATCGTTATATGTAATTTGCAGAGTGAATATGGATGGCGAATAGGCGAGTGCTTATAATGCATAACACGCAATATGCAACTTCACACTTGATTTGAAAGTTTATCTTTGATGATAGAAATCATATTTTTAATCTTGCCAGTTGTTTTTGCACTCTCGCTAAAGAAGGGTTCAGATAAAGATCTAAGTCGATATCGCGAAGAGGCGAAGGAACAGTTTCGCGCTTATCGAGCGAAGTCCAGCGATGCTCGCTTTGCCTTCAATGGTGCGGATGCTGAGATCGTTAAAGAAGATGAGTCTATTACTAGCGACGAAGACAATGGCGTAGTTGTTCACTACAGGTTAACCTGTTTCGCTAGAAATGCAGCGGGCGAATATTTTATGTATGTGTCAAATCAAAACGGCAGGCCATTTTTTTAAACACGTCAGCCAAAGTAACGCCAAAATCGCTCTTGGAAAAATTTACGTCAGTCTGCAAAAATAGCATTCGTAGCGCTAGGATAACCACGCGATCCGTTTCATCGGATATCCTCTGTTTTTAAGCTATTTTATTTTCTATCATTAGTGCATAAAAATGCCGTAATGATAATGCGGCTGGTG of the Undibacterium sp. 5I1 genome contains:
- a CDS encoding DUF4349 domain-containing protein, which produces MKKTACFCMLLAMFSLSACSKKETSDDEYRRPTGVVLAQEVASPLQAEMPASAQREPGESRAPSKAKESSRRYLAYEHSIGINIAEEKITPLVENLKRTCDAAESCDVLDISVSGSDFASANLKLRAKPADIPKLIALVSHEGKLSDQRTSAEDLSGRIEDTAKQIALKEDFRSRLEGLRAKAGSDIDALIKVNEQLVQVQSDLESLSGQRVVLMKRVDTEILNIRIASANKASVLAPLSSAASGFVRNSLDALAMVVTFIATALPWLLLLTFCVWLFKKIKQYRRRKFEKN